The following are encoded together in the Pungitius pungitius chromosome 7, fPunPun2.1, whole genome shotgun sequence genome:
- the upf1 gene encoding regulator of nonsense transcripts 1 has protein sequence MSVEAYGPSSQTLTFLDTEETELLGADTQGSEYDFTDFTLPSQTQTQGQTQSQLDNQVNGPDEGLLNGGVDDSVAKASQLLAELNFEEDEEDTYYTKDLPLHACSYCGIHDPACVVYCNTSKKWFCNGRGNTSGSHIVNHLVRAKCKEVTLHKDGPLGETVLECYNCGCRNVFLLGFIPAKADSVVVLLCRQPCASQSSLKDINWDSSQWQPLIQDRCFLSWLVKIPSEQEQLRARQITAQQINKLEELWKDNPTATLEDLEKPGVDEEPQHVLLRYEDAYQYQNIFGPLVKLEADYDKKLKESQTQDNITVRWDLGLNKKRIAYFTLPKTDSGDMRLMQGDEICLRYKGDLAPLWKGIGHVIKVPDNYGDEIAIELRSSVGAPVEIPHNFQVDFVWKSTSFDRMQSALKTFAVDETSVSGYIYHKLLGHEVEDVTIKCQLPKRFTAQGLPDLNHSQVYAVKTVLQRPLSLIQGPPGTGKTVTSATVVYHLSRQGNGPVLVCAPSNIAVDQLTEKIDKTGLKVVRLCAKSREAIESPVSFLALHNQISNMDSMPELQKLQQLKDETGELSSADEKRYRALKRTAERELLMNADVICCTCVGAGDPRLAKMQFRSILIDESTQATEPECMVPVVLGAKQLILVGDHCQLGPVVMCKKAAKAGLSQSLFERLVVLGIRPIRLQVQYRMHPALSAFPSNIFYEGSLQNGVTAADRIKKGFDFQWPQPDKPMFFYVTQGQEEIASSGTSYLNRTEAANVEKITTRLLKAGAKPDQIGIITPYEGQRSYLVQYMQFSGSLHTKLYQQVEIASVDAFQGREKDFIILSCVRANEHQGIGFLNDPRRLNVALTRAKYGVIIVGNPKALSKQPLWNNLLNNYKEQKVLVEGPLNNLRESLMQFSKPRKLVNTINPGGRFMSTAMYDAREALIPGSAYDRSNTAGRQSNMYFQTHDQIGMIGAGPGHMSAMNIPIPFNLVMPPMPPPSYLGQTNGPVAGRGAMKGKPGRGGRQRARGSAHQGASQGNGPNSQASQDGASQPFSQGPLTQGYISMSQPSQMSQPGLSQAELSQDSYLGDEFKSQIDVALSQDSTYQGERAYQHGGVTGLSQY, from the exons ATGAGTGTGGAGGCGTACGGGCCGAGCTCCCAGACCCTCACCTTCCTAGACACCGAGGAAACGGAGTTGCTCGGAGCGGACACCCAGGGCTCCGAGTACGACTTCACCGACTTCACCCTTCCCAGCCAGACGCAAACTCAAGGGCAGACCCAAAGCCAGCTGGACAACCAG GTAAATGGTCCTGATGAGGGTCTTCTCAACGGCGGTGTGGATGACTCCGTGGCCAAAGCCAGCCAGCTGTTGGCCGAGCTCAActttgaggaggacgaggaagacacGTACTACACTAAAGACCTGCCACTGCACGCGTGCAG ctacTGTGGTATTCATGATCCAGCATGTGTTGTTTACTGCAATACCAGCAAAAAGTGGTTCTGCAATGGACGTGGCAACACATCTGGCAG TCACATTGTGAACCACTTGGTGAGAGCCAAATGCAAAGAGGTAACACTGCATAAAGATGGGCCGCTGGGCGAGACAGTGCTGGAGTGTTACAACTGTGGTTGTCGCAACGTCTTCCTCCTGGGCTTCATCCCGGCTAAGGCCGATTCCGTCGTGGTACTACTCTGCCG ACAGCCCTGTGCCAGCCAGAGTAGCCTCAAGGATATCAACTGGGACAGCTCGCAGTGGCAGCCACTAATCCAGGACCGCTGCTTTCTGTCCTGGCTGGTGAAGATCCCATCGGAGCAGGAGCAGCTTCGAGCCCGTCAGATTACTGCCCAGCAGATCAACAAGTTGGAGGAGCTGTGGAAG GACAACCCTACTGCCACCTTGGAAGACCTGGAGAAACCTGGAGTGGACGAGGAGCCCCAGCATGTACTGCTGCGCTATGAGGATGCCTACCAGTACCAAAACATCTTTGGCCCTTTGGTCAAACTGGAGGCCGACTACGACAAGAAGCTTAAGGAGTCCCAG ACCCAAGACAATATAACAGTCAGGTGGGACCTGGGGCTGAATAAAAAGCGGATTGCCTATTTTACACTGCCCAAGACGGATTCAGGTG ATATGCGGCTCATGCAGGGGGATGAGATCTGCCTGCGGTACAAAGGAGACCTGGCCCCTCTGTGGAAAGGCATTGGTCATGTCATCAAAGTCCCGGACA ACTATGGGGATGAAATTGCCATTGAGCTGCGTAGCAGTGTTGGAGCACCTGTGGAAATCCCTCACAACTTCCAGGTCGACTTTGTGTGGAAGTCCACGTCTTTTGACCG GATGCAGAGCGCCCTGAAGACTTTTGCGGTGGACGAGACCTCAGTGTCTGGTTACATTTACCATAAACTGTTGGGCCACGAAGTTGAGGATGTCACCATCAAGTGCCAGCTGCCGAAGCGTTTCACTGCGCAAGGCCTGCCCGACCTCAATCACTCACAG GTGTACGCTGTAAAGACGGTGCTGCAGAGGCCTCTGAGTCTGATCCAAGGTCCCCCTGGCACTGGAAAGACTGTCACCTCGGCAACTGTCGTCTACCACCTGTCCCGACAAGGCAACGG ACCAGTTCTGGTGTGTGCTCCCAGTAACATTGCAGTGGATCAGTTGACGGAGAAGATTGACAAGACAGGACTGAAGGTCGTCAGGCTTTGTGCTAAGAGCCGGGAGGCCATCGAGTCCCCGGTATCCTTTCTAGCTCTGCACAACCAGATCAGCAACATGGACAG TATGCCCGAGCTTCAGAAGCTACAGCAGCTGAAGGATGAGACTGGCGAGCTGTCCTCTGCTGATGAGAAGCGCTACAGGGCTTTGAAGCGCACAGCTGAGAGGGAGCTGCTCATG AATGCAGACGTTATCTGTTGTACCTGCGTCGGAGCTGGAGATCCTCGTCTGGCTAAGATGCAGTTCCGCTCCATCCTGATTGACGAAAGCACCCAGGCCACGGAGCCAGAGTGCATGGTGCCTGTGGTGCTTGGAGCCAAGCAG CTAATTCTGGTGGGTGATCACTGCCAGCTGGGTCCTGTGGTGATGTGTAAGAAAGCAGCCAAGGCAGGTCTCTCCCAGTCCCTGTTTGAGCGCTTGGTGGTTCTGGGGATCCGGCCCATCCGCCTCCAGGTCCAGTACCGTATGCACCCGGCTCTTAGTGCCTTCCCCTCCAACATCTTCTACGAGGGTTCCCTGCAGAACGGCGTCACTGCAG ctGACCGCATCAAGAAAGGCTTTGACTTCCAGTGGCCGCAGCCGGACAAGCCCATGTTCTTCTACGTGACTCAGGGTCAGGAGGAGATAGCCAGCTCCGGAACCTCCTACCTTAACAG GACTGAGGCTGCAAACGTGGAGAAGATCACCAccaggctgctgaaggctggagcCAAACCTGACCAAATCGGAATCATCACCCCGTACGAGGGCCAGCGCTCCTACCTGGTCCAGTACATGCAGTTCAGCGGCTCCCTGCACACCAAACTCTATCAG CAAGTGGAAATTGCCAGCGTGGATGCCTTTCAGGGCAGAGAGAAGGACTTCATCATCCTTTCTTGTGTCCGTGCCAATGAGCACCAGGGAATCGGCTTTCTGAACGACCCGCGTCGCCTCAACGTGGCGCTGACCCGAGCCAA GTACGGTGTGATCATCGTGGGAAACCCCAAGGCTCTCTCCAAGCAACCGCTGTGGAACAACCTGCTGAACAACTACAAGGAACAGAAGGTTCTGGTGGAGGGGCCCCTGAACAACCTGAGGGAGAGCCTCATGCAGTTCAGCAAGCCCCGCAAGCTGGTCAACACCATCAACCCT gggGGACGTTTCATGAGCACTGCAATGTACGATGCCCGTGAGGCCCTCATCCCCGGCTCTGCTTACGACCGCAGCAATACTG CCGGACGTCAGTCCAACATGTACTTTCAAACTCACGACCAGATTGGGATGATTGGGGCGGGCCCCGGTCACATGTCTGCTATGAATATTCCCATTCCCTTCAACCTTGTGATGCCACCAATGCCTCCGCCCAGCTACCTGGGTCAGACCAACGGCCCTGTTGCAG GTCGTGGAGCTATGAAGGGCAAGCCTGGCCGTGGCGGGAGGCAGCGGGCCCGAGGTTCGGCACACCAGGGTGCCAGTCAGGGTAATGGACCCAACAGCCAGGCCAGCCAGGACGGGGCCTCCCAGCCCTTCTCCCAGGGGCCGCTGACACAGGGCTACATCTCCATGAGCCAGCCCTCCCAGATGAGCCAGCCTGGCCTCTCTCAGGCAGAGCTGTCCCAG GACAGCTACCTGGGCGATGAGTTCAAGTCCCAAATCGACGTGGCTTTGTCCCAGGACTCAACTTACCAGGGTGAACGTGCATACCAGCATGGTGGCGTGACTGGACTGTCACAGTACTAA
- the LOC119216537 gene encoding pyroglutamyl-peptidase 1-like yields MDNSKRTVVVTGFGPFGEHTVNASWVAVQELMKLGLGGEVDLHVSEVPVEYQTVQSLVPSLWKKHHPRLVVHVGVSGMATTVTLEKCGRNHGYKGLDNSSFCPDSQCCIVGGPDCINSVIDMESVCKRVTSSGLGVAVSVSKDAGRYLCDFTYYTSLYLSHGRSAFVHVPPLGKPYSGEDLGRALQAIIQEMLELLDQAEEKIHCQQHFH; encoded by the exons ATGGATAACAGCAAACGGACAGTGGTCGTTACAG GTTTTGGGCCATTTGGTGAGCACACGGTCAACGCCAGCTGGGTAGCAGTACAG GAACTGATGAAGCTGGGACTCGGGGGTGAAGTGGACCTGCATGTATCCGAGGTTCCCGTAGAGTACCAGACAGTCCAGAGTTTGGTTCCTTCATTATGGAAGAAGCATCATCCAAGG CTGGTAGTTCATGTCGGAGTCTCCGGGATGGCCACCACCGTCACGTTGGAGAAGTGTGGAAGAAACCATGGCTACAAGGGCCTCGACAACAGCAGTTTTTGCCCTGATTCAcagtgttgcattgtgggaggccCGGACTGCATCAACTCAGTTATTGACATGGAATCAGTGTGTAAGAGAGTGACCTCCTCGGGCCTGGGAGTAGCTGTGTCCGTCTCCAAAGACGCTGGAAG GTATTTATGTGATTTCACCTACTACACATCTCTGTACCTGAGCCATGGCCGCTCGGCCTTCGTTCATGTGCCTCCTCTTGGAAAGCCTTACAGCGGGGAAGACCTGGGCCGTGCGCTGCAGGCCATAATCCAGGAGATGCTGGAGCTTCTGGACCAGGCTGAAGAGAAAATCCACTGCCAGCAGCACTTCCACTAA